Genomic segment of Hoplias malabaricus isolate fHopMal1 chromosome 14, fHopMal1.hap1, whole genome shotgun sequence:
GAGTTCCTTTTAGCAAACGTGGCCCCTTCATTACAGTTTGTTGTCAGGGCTGAGCCCAAAAGCCCAATGAATTTTGTACGATTGTCAGCATGCAACACAGGTTTGAACTTAACTGTGTTCTGCATTATAATGCTAACTGCTTTAGATGACACCCCATCCATCTCTGTTCCTGCACACAGGTTTCAACAATGGTCTGCTGACGGTCCCAAGCTGATCTTCCCTGCATTACAAAAAGGTTCTCAGGAATTCTATTCCAGAACGAAACTCGATGAACACAAACATGTCTCACAGGCAATCCCAGGGATCCACGGGGGACCAGTCTCCCCTGTTATTGGAAACCATGTTTTCTTCACAAGTTCACCTGGACAACCAATCGGGACCGTCTACATCGAACACTAATCTTTCCCCACCTGAGGAGACAAACCAGACCCCTGTGGTGCTCAGCACACAGAGCCAAACAGCGCAGAAACTGGGCACCAGGCAACTCATCCCCAAGAACCTGGCCATTAGTAGCCGCCCAAAGAACCGGCACCACACCACAGTGGTCACGATGCCGGTCAGCTTAGAGACACAGAAGAGCACCCAGCGCTTCTCCCACAGGCCAGACATGTCCTGGGAGGACTAtgacaatgatgatgatggctTCTCCTTACAGAGGAACCGCAGGAACAAGTCATATCGAGCTGCAGTCACAAGCCTCGATACCAACACGACTGGGTATCTGGACCTGCTGCAGCCCGTCACTGAGGAGAGGTCACCCAGCCCAAAGCCTCCGGCCAGCCCAGGACACAAGGTGAGCCCCAACTGTGAAACCTTAAAAGGGAGTTCAACCACTTTAGCTTATAACTACATTTTGCAAAAACGTCTATAGTTCCATGTTGGTTAGTTTTGCAGGATTTTAGCGTAAATTATGACAAATGTCTTTCTCAAATGTAATCAACCAGTCAACAGTGAACTTGTATCtatactcattgtccattttttcaGCTCCTCTTACCATAGAGTTGCGCTGAATAGTTTAATCTGTGGCTGCCCAGtctcctctagtccttcatcagtggtaaCAGGACGGCTGATCACTGTTGAATGTTGGattattttcagtttattaGTGGCACTgggggttttaaaaactccggcagccctgctgtgtctgatccactcacgccgatggtttttaaatgtttaatttagaGGATTGTTGGATTATGcaaagtttgcttctttaggtTTGAGCTGAATGTATGAGGCTATTGTGGCTCACAATGATGGAAGTTTATGGCCACCTCCTTAAGTTGATATCTCACACAAACTCCCCTATGTAGTTTATGACATTGTATCACAAACCTCTATGTATGACAGTGGACTGGGGACAGTTTTAGCTTGTCTTTTGTCcatatttatattgatattagtGTCAGAAACTGCTTGAGCAAGTGTAAGATTACTTAACAGCTGAAATTTAGTTTTCAGTGTTTATTAGTGTACATAAACCCTGATTACTCACACGGCGAATGTTTTGTTGAACTTATACTGTATCTTTGCCAAGAAAGTGCCACATACCTGTGGATCTTAATGACTTTAATGATGATCATATGTAGGAGGAGTGTCTTGGGAAAAGGATTAATACAGCGTTATGTAAGAAACATCGGTGATGTACATCAACATGAAGAAAGAGCACCATGCTCTAGAGTCTTAAATAGTGAAGTCAGTAAACAGGTGGAGAGAATAAAGTGCATGTGATAGCTGTCACATGAACGTGTCGGCTGGTATGATAATTACTAAGCATATTTAACTTGTATTTCCCGTGATATACTTTAGTATTTACCCCCTTTAAAAGTTTAAAGATCaagaaatgaatattcagctTCCAGTTTAAAGATGACTTCAGTTTCTTTATATTATTCAGTAACACTTAGAAGACTaaagtgattattttttttaatttccaatACTTTGATGTTGATACCAGTTCCCAAACAGAGCACATTTGAGTAGCTTCTTTTAAAAATCAAGAGCCTCaaagtgtgtgtggtttaaAGCAGAAATGAGTGTGACTTGGTGGAAGTGGGTGGATTCACTGCCTGCAGCAGGCAGCCGAGTAGATTAGTACCTTACGTACACGGTGTAAtttacacagacaaacagaggtCGTCTTTTGAACAAACATGCTTACTGACCTAGTTTGGTGATGAGACCAGATAGTTAGGCATTGAATCTTGGTAGTGAATATTTGGTAGTTGGTGTTACTGAGATCCTTTGGTCAGGAATACTGTCATATATTCTACATTCATTACATGTGAAGTTACATATTTCAAGCCACAGTACATTACTCCATCAGTTCAGTGGGGTTTGAAGGCAATCAGATTGTGGCACAGCTGAGGTGTTATTGAAGCCCAAGTCGAGTATCTTGAGCAGTAGTCCAGTTCTTTTTCCCCCTTCAGCAACAGGTAAAATGCTTTTGAAACAGTTTCTGGTTCAGTTGTAGCCCCTTTCCTGGAGATGCCTGTTTGCTGTGGCTCTTGATGCACTAACCCAGGCTGAGGTCATCCCTGCATCTTTACCTACCACATTTTCCCCTTCTAGTCAACTTTCCTTTAATATGCTTTGATACAggggggcacggtggtgcagcaggttagtgtgacagtcacacagctccagggacctggaggttgtgggtttgattcccgctccgggtgactgtctgtgaggagtttggtgtgttctccctgtgtctgtgtgggtttcctccgggtgctctggtttctcccacagtgttggtaggtggattgacgactcaaaagtgtccatgtgtgagtgtgtgagtgaatgtgtgtgtgtgtgttgccctgtgaaggactggcgccccctccagggtgtattcctgccttgcacccaatgattccaggtaggctctggacccaccgcgaccctgaactggataagggttacagataatgaatggatggatgcttTGATACAGCACTCCACCTTTTCCACTTCCACTGCCTTTTCAGCAGTGATCAGCGATTTCGGTTGTGTTTACTGAACTTGACCAAGGGATGGATTGTATTTATACTCTTTAAAtagtctgtaaccgtttatccagttcagggtctcttTAAATAGTAATTTACttacatttgaaatgaaatattCTAATCATTTAAGATAATGGATTACATATTTTCATGAGCTTCATGAGCATTACTGATGAAAAcagattttaatttgattatgaACAAATATACGTTTTGTTGATATGTGATTTAGGTTTCTGAGATGCATGGTTACATTACGGAAAAAGATTTATGCTGTAAGTTGGTTTCCAACGTGCTCTAAAGGTTTGATGACTGTTACAGAGGCACATTTACTACTTCTGTTAACTTCTGAAATCAAGTAACCTGAAGTACTCAGTTTACATTGTAGAAGCAGAGTGAGTGGGGGGGTGGGTTGTGGATATTGTGAGTCcttaaataacaacaataacaacagcgTTCTGCTTGGATTTAGTTCAAACGTTGACAAAAATGTATTGAATTTAATATCCAGCTCTACCACTAATGAATGGCGATTGCATTGTGCTTCGTGGTCTGCCATAATGTAGAAGCATATGTTTAATGATTTCTTGCAGTTTTCTCGGAAGCTTTGAGATTCACAGCGAAGTGTTTAGGGACATGTGCGATTGATCAGTGCTCGCAGCATGTTGTGGAAAGTTTCTGCAACATAGCATTCCATCACTTCATTTAGTGATGAGTGCCATTAAAATGAGGAATGTTTGACACTGATGCAACTTTAAAGTACAGTTCATGATCATCGCTCAACAAAGTTCATGAGTTACTGGCTTCTCCCATTGATTTCTAAAACCATGAAGCCTCTCACATTCCACAGGGATAAGATCAggtttcatttctctctctctttttctttttctttctctttctctttctctctctctctctctctctctactttagAGAACCTGGGGTAGAAAGAAGAACCTGCAGAAACATGGTGGATCCTTTAAAGATGGTAAGGGATCAAACAGTAGAGAAGAAATGCATTCTCGGCTATGTTCAAGTTATAAGCCTCACAGCTCAGTTTCGAGTCTATACTCGGATCCAAACCTGCTGCCGTAATCATTCACATTCGGGTCTCTAAGTCCCTCATGTCTGTCTTGTTGTCAACGTACTTTTAAACCTGAAACATCACACGTACACACGGTCTAATCATGACATGCCATACTTCATGATTCATCTTTAAACTAGCAGCACACGTCTTTGTTTTTACTCTGAAGGACTCATCAGTTGAATATTATTGCAACGTAGGATAACAACACTTTAAATATGTTACTCATTCATGCAGATGTTGCAATATGTTTCCAAACTAGGACCCAGAGTAATAATGGAACAGCTATGGTTTGAAAATTTCAGATTGTTATTGCATTAAAccaacacactgttccacatcAACCTAGCAgtgtgaacgtagccttacCATCCCCATAGCAGTGATTGCACACTTCATGACCACAGTGATCTCACCACAGATCCAAGGTTCTACCAGGAGGTTAAAGAGCGAGGCCTGCAGCCCAACGCCCTCAGCACTGAGGATGATGAGCAAACCCAAGATGAGGACCAGGGTATTGTGGTAAAGAACTACAAAGCAGCCTACATGACCTGGAGCCAGCTCCCTCAGGTAAGAGAGCTGAAGCCGCAAGAGGAAAAGTGATCAAGTAGTTGAACATTGGACAGATGACCTAGAGTTTTAAAAGACAGGGACTGGTAGGTTCTGTCATCAGCTTATCAGCATAAATAGGTATTGTTGTTGTAACACAGCTCCTTGGGTATTGGGttcatgttctccctgtgtccgcatgggtttcctctcatggtctAAAACCCTGTATAATTAAATAACATagcataattaaaataaaaataaagtattgCCCTAAACAAACCAAAGTGTTATCAAGTTTGAAGTAgcgttattaatattattttcccAACAAACCCCAGCTTCACAAATGTAGCCACTGTCCCATTTTGAATTTCCAGGTGCAGGAGTTGGGCATTCTGGAGACGATTTCCCCTGAAGAGCGAAAAAGGCAAGAGGTGAGTCTCGTTTTTCAGTAATGAATTACCACACAGCTGTGGCTGGTTACTGGAGTGTCATTCAGTGTTACAgggttgtgcagtgctgtattgGTTAATATAACACAGACTGACTGGTGCATGATGACGTAATTCACAAGGTGTTGTTTCTAACTGAAATGTACATTTCTCCTCTCTTCcaataaataatagaaaaaatATTTGGTGAGGCTTTGTCTAGTGTCAATTGGCCAAAGCTTCACCAAATTGTATCACTATTATTTACTGGAAGACAGGAGGCATCTGAGAGAATtgtctttaaataaatagatgTGATTATATTTGGTGAGGCTTTGGCCATTTGACAGTAGACaactttgtttattttctacagTTAACCATTTCAAATATTGGAAAATGTTTTAAGATGTTTATTAGTTTTGTTGGTTAATAGAAAACTCTTAAGATGTATTTGAAGCACTTTTCTTATATGAATTATGGAAGAGTTTTAAAGCCAACACATGCCCCAGTGAGAACATATTTAATCAGAAAGCTAGGGTACATGATCAAATGATGTGAAAATTACTCTTGAACTTTACGTAACCCATCGATGTAAAGCTTATCCCAGGTTCAGATTCAAATTCAGGGAAACGGGAATTTTCAGTACTTTCCAGTTGCTGCCAATGTGGCCATATATGTCTGCTTCTTGTGTCAGACTGCAGTTTCACTGCTGTGTAAATATCAAGGTCCACCTTTTACACACAAAACAGCCACACCCAGTTATCCTATTCTCGGCTTTTCCCTTTTCTCTCCCAGGGATTACGCATGGGGTCAGGTGCCTTTAGTTTTCCTATGGGTTTCAGTAACAGGCAGTTAACGATGTCTCACTCATGTTaactttattattatgtatCAAAGGAAAATTAGgccactgtttcttttttaagaGGTTGTTTTGTTACTGATACTGAGATCATACTTGGTCctcattaaataaaattgtagACATGTGTTGTGTTTCACCTGAGTGATGGTCCTTGTCTATATGCATTATTTTGTACTTACTCTAAATGTTATCAAATGGTGGTAAACGTGTCATTTGAGTTAATCCTTAAATAGTTCCAGTGTGAACTGACGGCCGGTATCCTCTCCGTTTTATCATCTGCTCGCTAATGTACAGCATTATATTGCGCATGAGATATTAGTTATTACCTAAGGCTAATGTTTAACACTAAACTCAACCACAGTTGCCCATTTTTACATTGTTCTGAAGGTGTTGGAGATGCATGTAATCACTATGTTGTACATGGCACGTTAACATCCttcatgtgtaaaataaagcaGCATGAGTTGTGGTAATCGGAAATGTCCAAAAAGGACCACGTGTCTTATTACTGGCCTCTTAAGTGTATGTAAGCAATGTAAAATTGCTTATTGCTGTGTCTGGCTTcatctctttgtctttcttcaTTTCTTACTTCATTTCTTGTCCTTGTTTAGGTCATATTTGAGATCATGACGTCTGAGTACTCTTACCAGCACAGTCTGACCACCCTAGTGCGCCATTTCAAAGGCAGCGAGGCCCTGAGGAAGACCATGACCGCAACCGAGCACCATCACCTGTTCTCCAACATCGCAGTCATCCAGACGATCAGCAAACGGTAACTTAAACACAACCAAATCCATAGTTTGGGGGGGTCAGAACTATTAGGTATACACTTCCCCTTACAATGGTGCACCCATTGTTGGCACAGAGGTTCAGTTATACACACTCTGTTTGGTTAATctacatagaaaagcatgaaataaaataggATGTTTTggggcagctgcacatgaggctaacgtcaccatgctcaatgccaagtggtGGCTAGAGGGATATTTAGCCCCAAGGaatgagctgtggagcagtgcaacTGTGTTCCCCAGAGCGATGGAGCTTCACTTCGTACCTTTCGGATGAGTTAGGGTAGAGATAAACTTGCTGTTAACTACAAGTTTGCGTACGCATCATGGCTGCCGTATCCTGCATCCGTTTGGTGTGTAGGTTCTTCATGTCTTTAGGAATTAAACGCTATGTGTACGCAAGGTGCAGTACACACATATATGGTAGGGGGCAGTGCAGACTATCCACAGCATCACAATGGAAGAAAGTTTGAAGAAGGCTGTTTCAGAGCCACTCAGCAGTATCACGTGACTTCTATAGACACACCCACAATTTCActagtggcgcagcaggtagagtcgcagtcacacagctccagggacctggaggcagtgggttcgattcccgctccgcgtgtctgtgaggagttggtgtgttctccctgtgtctgagtgggtttcctccgggtgctccggtttcctcccacagtccaaaaacacatgttggtaggtggattggtgactcaaaaaagtgtctataggtgtgagtgaatgtttgtgtgtgttgccctgtgaaggactggcgccccctccagggtgtaatcctgccttgcacccaatgattccaggtaggctctggacccaccgcgaccctgaactggataagcgcttacagataatgaatgaatgaatgaatgtttcatagCCAAATGTCCAATTactctggtctgccctctagtggaagacTCCGGTTACGAGTGTTGCACGTAGCCAAGTATGTGAACAGTTATGTTCACAATGCAGATTTTTGTCTATTCAAACTCATTGCCAAACTGCAAGTATAACTCTACCCttagagtggtgtttatgatccagaactaatcaaccGACATTAGTCCCTGACCCCACGAATGTCCTCCTGGCCGAATGCTTTCCCTGGTCTATATTAAATCTGGAAAAAACGTAAATCATACTTTATTTTTacttgtacttttactcaactGTGGGATTTGTGTGAGGGGAATAAAAACCCAATTTCAGACCCTTTCAGTTGTCCATGTGTCATTCATAAGGTTTAAACCTTGTAAAAAGCAGCTGAAGGAAAAACATTAATTGATTAAAGATGGAGTTACTCGATTATCTAACTTCAATGACTAGAGATGCACACATCAAAACACTAAATGTTAAGCTCCTTCCACAGAACACTTCCAAGTGTGTCATAGCTGTGTTCTAACATGTTTTATTCCGACACTTGTGGTGTTCTCTTGAGTAGAGGATAAGTCAAGACATGCGAGTCAAACTGGTTTAGCAGAGAAACCACGGCAGGGTCATGTTTCTCAAAAACACGGTTTCTCCACACTGCAATGGCCTTTACTCTGCCTCCAAATCAGAAAGAACTGACCCAGACTTGGGTCAGCTACCTGAAAGTACTGTTACATTGCCAGAAAATGGCACTATTCCAAGCCAAGCCAAGTGATGCATAActgctttgcgaattctgccgTTAGCAGTAGGACATGGTGCTTGAGATTAAGTTGTGTGTGGGCACATGGGAGGGACTCGAGCTGTTTTTCTCAGCCTGGGAGTTGCCGTACAAGCaggagaaaaggaaaggaaaacatACCTCCAGTTCATTGTAATATTCTGGGTTTACAGTACTATTTTCACAGAGAGCATTCTTTCAGCTCATAACCCTGAGAATTGTAGCGTTATTAATTGTGATTTCTTAATTATATAGCTAGGAATGTAGAGTGGTTGCATACCACTGTTTAATTCCTCTTTGCAAAATATAGTTTCAGGTTGCAGTTCTTGATGCAGTGGCGGATTGTATTAAGTGACTGTGATTTTTCCCCTCCCCCAAAATACTCCTGAGTCCATATGGCTATGTCCATAATAGTAGCATGAGGGTTTTTCCAACTATACCATCCAACTATATTACACTCAGAGATATCCTCTGACTTTATAAACTATAGATGGTGTAAGACCTAAATGCTTCACAGTTTTGTAAACTCAAAGTTTAGCACAAAGTGTTCAACCACAACCCATCCTTGTTTGTGACGAATAAGCCTTTGGTGGATGCTCGGTTTATACTCAGTTTTAACGTCTCGAGCTGTTACCAGTTAAACCGCTAATTGAAACCTTCCAGAATAGTGTTACTTGTATGAACTTGTCAGCCTTAttttgcctctgtcccaactttgAGTGTCTCTCAGtcatttgtttataaatatgttcaaaatacACTTTAGATTTGTACTTTTAGGTGTTAAATAGAGATTCATTTAACAGACTTCAGTTTTTAGTTGGTATTGCATTTTAAGGAAGTGTCAAAATGTCTGGGACACTTGGGGATTGTTACTTAAAGCTGGTTTGTTTTCAGGTTTTTTGGGGACCTTGAGAGGCGCCACCAGTTACACCCTGTCATTAAGGACATCAGTGATATTGTCCAGGATTATGCTACCAACCACTTTGATCCGTACATCGTCTATTGCGCCAATGAAACCTTCCAGCAGAGGACGCTGCAGAAGCTACTGTAAGCTCACATTCAGAGTCTGAGCACATCAGGCTTGAATACAGAATAATAAATGATCTGTGGTTACATACAGTGTTTTGGAAGACATTTGTAGGTATGTAGCAGATATTCTGTGCTTAACCTTAAAAAGCCCACCTTATATGGGGGACCCGCTCCATGGAGCATAAAGTAGTTACATCAAAGGAGTTGATTATTTATTTCCTGTCTGCTACTTTTTGGTGATCAGAATGCCTTATTGAATATttaatgtggtgtgtgtgtgtgtgtgtgtgtccctcagTGCAAGTAATACTGCTTTTAAGGAGGTGCTGAAGCAAATTGAATGCAGTACGGAGTGTGGAGGTTTACCCATGATCTCTTTCCTCATTCTGCCCATGCAGAGAGTGACACGCCTGCCTCTGCTGATGGATGTGAGTGCCCCCAACTGTTTCAAACCTGTGCATAGGAATAAAACACATTGTAGCTTTATCACATGCggtatgttgtt
This window contains:
- the arhgef16 gene encoding rho guanine nucleotide exchange factor 16, which codes for MNTNMSHRQSQGSTGDQSPLLLETMFSSQVHLDNQSGPSTSNTNLSPPEETNQTPVVLSTQSQTAQKLGTRQLIPKNLAISSRPKNRHHTTVVTMPVSLETQKSTQRFSHRPDMSWEDYDNDDDGFSLQRNRRNKSYRAAVTSLDTNTTGYLDLLQPVTEERSPSPKPPASPGHKRTWGRKKNLQKHGGSFKDDPRFYQEVKERGLQPNALSTEDDEQTQDEDQGIVVKNYKAAYMTWSQLPQVQELGILETISPEERKRQEVIFEIMTSEYSYQHSLTTLVRHFKGSEALRKTMTATEHHHLFSNIAVIQTISKRFFGDLERRHQLHPVIKDISDIVQDYATNHFDPYIVYCANETFQQRTLQKLLASNTAFKEVLKQIECSTECGGLPMISFLILPMQRVTRLPLLMDTICQKTTKQTPDYYAARWALKAISKLVKSCNDGARRMERTEQMYTIQKQMDFGKIKPFPLISASRWLLKRGELTLDLEELSIFWKAFSHKSYSLFLFNDVLIITRKKSEESYVVCDYATLENVEVEEEQCESKLYLRLTMKPNSEGRCEKMAFVAEKLERARWVTALRWHKQAEIIFDKDDLPQYESIKAYMPKEPDELGLQQAEVVIVLQQVDDWCFGERMRDGERGWFPASCATQITNPTALESNIQRMERLRKETNV